The following are encoded in a window of Paenibacillaceae bacterium GAS479 genomic DNA:
- a CDS encoding Helix-turn-helix domain-containing protein yields MRISGGIFQKTFFSYFLIVMIPILAFSGIGVYRSVKAEQKRLYVSHMADARRTSDMMDTQLIELQRAGSMLSQEGWVRKRMENSDVFDREFDVLSMIQLNKDLKNLFNSLKIVSFGAIVYPEKKLVHSQWGSYSEKAFFSEVAVFGDDARKKLLGGVRSYTYFDVGEPVTVSLWGNDRKVIPVRQSLEVAGKPRATLLLFIDSAYLAEYLKQFGVIGSEQFTVTANDAVVYNHAAGTGSQGKLHELTLPSQASSWQYTLHYYDDSLIAFKSWLGSLLAMLLALLAGAALAYGLARISYRPLAALLGRLAEIGREELDAEPVRIGSEYNQIERKFRRLLNENQSLQQAAADFESAARSNLLLRLLKGYFPDERQSLLLRKSGIGYTEDMYYGTMLLRLDGIGDATGLAGLRQIELGVIIAAERVLGGNGLQYQLFEVTDADKAIIVSFPQPPENSGLLARIAAELADSIQHECRIRPDIRHGAVEKGLIGISKSYYAANESLQRTLFRKEQVQNRQEEPMLADDRYYYPTDWEVQLINNLKIGNLDTSMRILGEIKEENERRSLPSTSILRLLTLMMETMLRVLSEMNIDSTLYGKQFRSRAESGDTEEMWSYVLEVSTVICERIQYSNTPSEMVIGSKLLDYVNRNYTESDVSLKSLAAMIDMSVSSVSKTFKEVAGVNFYDYLSRLRMERAKELLRENSGDMEKIASTVGYANVYSFKRAFARYEGIKPGEYAQKWDGAG; encoded by the coding sequence ATGCGAATATCAGGCGGCATTTTTCAAAAGACCTTCTTCTCCTACTTCCTCATCGTCATGATTCCCATTCTGGCGTTCAGCGGGATCGGTGTCTACCGCAGCGTAAAGGCGGAACAGAAGCGGCTGTACGTCAGCCACATGGCGGACGCGCGCCGGACCTCGGACATGATGGATACTCAGCTCATAGAGTTGCAAAGAGCAGGCAGTATGCTGAGCCAAGAGGGCTGGGTTCGCAAGCGGATGGAGAACAGCGACGTGTTCGACCGCGAATTCGATGTCCTCAGCATGATTCAGCTTAACAAGGATTTGAAAAACCTGTTTAATTCCTTGAAAATCGTCTCCTTCGGTGCAATCGTTTATCCCGAGAAAAAGCTGGTTCATTCCCAATGGGGTTCCTATTCCGAGAAGGCCTTTTTCTCCGAAGTCGCCGTCTTTGGCGATGATGCCCGCAAAAAGCTGCTCGGCGGAGTCCGCAGCTATACGTATTTTGACGTTGGTGAACCGGTTACCGTCAGCCTGTGGGGCAACGATAGGAAAGTCATTCCCGTCCGTCAAAGCCTGGAGGTCGCAGGCAAGCCAAGGGCGACGCTGCTGCTGTTTATCGACAGCGCGTATTTGGCGGAATACTTGAAGCAATTCGGCGTCATCGGCTCGGAACAATTCACCGTCACGGCCAACGACGCCGTCGTATACAATCACGCCGCCGGAACGGGCTCCCAAGGCAAGCTTCATGAGCTGACGCTGCCCTCTCAAGCAAGCAGTTGGCAGTATACGCTGCATTATTATGATGATAGCCTGATTGCCTTTAAAAGCTGGCTCGGCTCCCTGCTCGCTATGCTGCTGGCGCTGCTCGCCGGGGCTGCCCTGGCGTATGGACTGGCACGTATCAGCTACCGTCCACTCGCCGCTCTGCTCGGCAGGCTGGCCGAGATCGGGAGGGAAGAGTTGGATGCAGAGCCTGTGCGAATCGGGTCCGAGTACAATCAGATTGAGCGGAAGTTCCGGCGCTTGCTGAACGAGAACCAATCGCTGCAACAGGCGGCGGCCGATTTTGAAAGCGCGGCGCGCTCGAACTTGCTGCTTCGGCTGCTGAAGGGGTATTTTCCGGATGAGCGCCAGTCCCTCCTGCTCCGCAAGTCTGGTATCGGGTATACCGAGGATATGTATTATGGCACGATGCTGCTGCGGCTCGACGGCATCGGCGATGCGACCGGACTTGCGGGCCTCCGTCAAATCGAGCTTGGCGTCATCATCGCAGCGGAGCGGGTACTTGGGGGCAACGGACTCCAGTACCAGCTATTCGAGGTGACGGATGCGGATAAAGCGATTATCGTTTCGTTCCCGCAGCCGCCGGAAAACAGCGGTCTGCTGGCCCGCATCGCTGCCGAGCTCGCGGATTCGATCCAGCATGAATGTCGTATTCGCCCTGACATCCGCCATGGCGCGGTAGAAAAAGGCCTAATTGGCATCAGCAAGTCCTATTACGCGGCCAATGAGAGCTTGCAGCGAACGCTATTCAGGAAAGAGCAGGTCCAGAACCGCCAAGAGGAGCCTATGCTCGCGGATGATCGCTACTATTATCCCACCGACTGGGAAGTCCAATTGATCAATAATTTAAAGATCGGCAATCTGGACACATCGATGCGTATTCTTGGCGAGATCAAGGAAGAGAACGAACGGCGGAGCCTGCCTTCGACAAGCATCCTGCGGCTTTTGACGCTGATGATGGAAACGATGCTGCGCGTGCTTTCCGAGATGAATATCGACTCTACCCTGTACGGCAAGCAGTTTCGCAGCCGCGCTGAATCAGGCGATACGGAGGAAATGTGGAGTTATGTACTGGAGGTAAGCACCGTCATTTGCGAGCGAATTCAGTATTCCAACACACCGTCGGAAATGGTAATCGGAAGCAAGCTGCTGGACTATGTCAACCGGAACTACACGGAGTCCGACGTATCACTCAAATCGCTGGCGGCGATGATCGACATGTCGGTTTCCAGCGTATCAAAAACGTTCAAAGAGGTGGCAGGCGTCAACTTCTACGATTATCTGTCCCGGCTGCGGATGGAACGGGCCAAGGAGCTGCTGCGCGAAAACAGTGGCGATATGGAGAAGATCGCCTCGACCGTTGGCTACGCAAATGTTTACTCGTTTAAGCGCGCCTTTGCCCGATACGAGGGCATCAAGCCGGGCGAGTATGCACAGAAATGGGATGGCGCAGGGTGA
- a CDS encoding Helix-turn-helix domain-containing protein gives MKLQSYSLLLASVVLGVSLVASSLILDNSVSSDTAATTAASPAPSAWAADDKPLITIEEAAELLGLTEQELKQMLAAEQGTLNRTGTFNGEMIPHIKVGNKILIARDGLMRWLDDASRSRREYVDGFVNN, from the coding sequence ATGAAGCTGCAATCCTATTCGCTTTTGCTTGCGAGCGTTGTACTCGGAGTATCGCTAGTTGCCAGCAGCCTTATTCTCGATAACAGCGTTTCATCCGATACGGCTGCGACAACTGCTGCCTCGCCTGCGCCGTCCGCCTGGGCGGCTGACGACAAGCCGTTAATTACAATCGAGGAAGCGGCCGAACTGCTTGGTTTGACTGAGCAAGAGTTGAAACAGATGCTGGCCGCCGAGCAGGGTACGTTGAATCGGACTGGCACCTTTAACGGCGAGATGATTCCCCATATTAAAGTAGGGAACAAAATTCTGATAGCACGCGATGGCCTTATGCGCTGGCTGGACGACGCTTCTCGCTCCAGAAGAGAATACGTGGACGGATTCGTTAATAATTAA
- a CDS encoding transcriptional regulator of bacillibactin transport: MESVVNGDQPSCCLYEYGDIRLFSQRKDAFLLHRRDGWDTLLIATSDGGKVRRGNGDACLLKRGTGLYIPGKGGSVEDELELEEAIGYVLRFRQLRRSGSFYNEAENERMESPIKDTEFKGSEPQSGTRSNASQICFEKQEMFLCRPFSRCLLLLETLFRLKGSKDPLARLQCDIRFQELMWQLLQHRLAEPIGGGHASAVERTIGYIEKRYAETLSVEELAEVAGMERGRYTRQFKADTGRPPLDYVNEVRIERAQQMLLLTGDRLSDIAQCSGFSNEYYFNRRFKGATGVSPGQYRRLYRSGARMFAPFLEDFLLALGRPPVMQTAHPRWGRQEYLKLEGVPEYDVTSPDLARLASLKPELILLDDGYRRWGLDECRQIAPLFKLPYFHEDWRATLRSLAAVIDGEELVDDIVADYERKAAAAKRRLGRRIGSQTAAFLRISGNKASIYGYERGYTAEVLHRDLGLSPDPFAVRLTAGQRMAELDEDSLAMLKVDHLFIAYDRDVEDQEALTGSARWRRLPAVAAGCVYEVDFMAWMNYGILSHHRKVEDVLKVLL, translated from the coding sequence ATGGAGTCTGTCGTCAACGGGGATCAACCGTCTTGTTGTTTATATGAATACGGGGATATTCGATTGTTCAGCCAAAGGAAGGATGCGTTCCTGCTTCACCGCCGGGACGGCTGGGATACGCTCTTGATTGCAACTTCGGACGGTGGAAAAGTCCGGCGGGGGAACGGAGACGCCTGTTTGCTGAAGCGCGGAACCGGCTTGTATATTCCGGGAAAAGGTGGGAGCGTGGAGGACGAGCTGGAACTGGAGGAGGCGATCGGGTATGTGCTGCGTTTTCGGCAGCTGCGTCGAAGCGGAAGTTTTTACAATGAGGCGGAGAATGAACGGATGGAATCCCCGATCAAGGACACGGAGTTCAAGGGTTCGGAGCCACAGTCCGGCACCCGTTCCAACGCGTCGCAAATTTGTTTCGAAAAGCAGGAGATGTTCCTTTGCAGACCGTTTTCCCGTTGTTTGTTGCTGCTTGAAACGCTGTTCAGGCTTAAAGGAAGCAAGGACCCGCTTGCCCGCCTCCAATGCGATATTCGTTTTCAGGAGCTGATGTGGCAGCTGCTCCAACATCGGTTGGCGGAGCCGATCGGAGGGGGACATGCTTCCGCGGTTGAACGGACGATTGGTTATATCGAGAAGCGATACGCGGAAACGTTAAGCGTCGAGGAGCTTGCGGAGGTAGCCGGTATGGAGCGGGGGCGTTATACCCGCCAGTTCAAAGCGGACACCGGCCGACCACCGCTCGATTATGTGAACGAGGTGCGGATTGAACGAGCACAGCAGATGCTGCTGCTGACCGGGGACCGGCTGTCGGATATTGCACAGTGTTCAGGGTTCAGCAACGAATATTATTTTAATCGCCGCTTCAAAGGTGCAACGGGGGTATCGCCAGGCCAATATCGCCGCCTTTACCGAAGCGGAGCGAGAATGTTCGCTCCTTTTCTGGAGGATTTTTTATTGGCGCTGGGTCGACCTCCGGTCATGCAAACCGCTCATCCGCGCTGGGGCAGGCAGGAGTATTTAAAGCTGGAAGGCGTGCCGGAGTACGATGTCACTTCTCCGGATTTGGCGCGGCTCGCATCTCTGAAGCCGGAGCTGATTTTACTCGATGACGGGTATCGGCGCTGGGGGCTCGACGAATGCAGGCAGATCGCGCCATTGTTCAAGCTGCCTTATTTTCATGAGGATTGGAGGGCGACGCTTCGTTCTCTTGCCGCCGTTATAGACGGTGAGGAGCTGGTGGACGATATTGTGGCGGATTATGAGCGCAAAGCGGCAGCTGCAAAGCGACGCCTGGGGCGGCGCATCGGTTCGCAAACGGCGGCGTTTCTGCGAATCAGCGGGAACAAAGCGTCGATATATGGCTATGAGCGAGGGTACACGGCCGAGGTGCTTCATCGTGATCTGGGGCTTAGCCCCGATCCGTTTGCAGTCCGTTTAACTGCGGGACAAAGGATGGCTGAACTGGATGAAGACTCACTGGCGATGCTGAAGGTAGACCATCTGTTCATTGCCTATGACAGAGATGTGGAAGATCAGGAGGCGTTGACCGGGAGCGCTCGCTGGAGACGGCTTCCGGCCGTTGCTGCCGGTTGCGTGTATGAGGTCGATTTTATGGCTTGGATGAACTACGGCATTCTATCCCATCACCGCAAGGTGGAGGATGTTCTGAAGGTTCTGTTGTAG
- a CDS encoding ABC-type Fe3+-hydroxamate transport system, substrate-binding protein, giving the protein MSKKWVITVLASLLLVGLTACGSGQNEASSNNATVVENTQKENTAGNNSQEATAATKKMQDEFGEVEIPVNPQRIVGLYVEDYLQALGVTPVVQWYNPMWGKQDYLKLDVPTFDNSGDAEALLNYDPDLIIVDGGADKVKYDVFSKIAPTYRLPEDVLDDPKETLLKIGEVLGMEDKAREFVGVYDQKVADGKAKLQAAAGTDKVAVLRINVAEKTIALFGVKNRFTGILYSQFGLTPIPLAANMKEYQQVLSPEFIPQLEADRIIIFPSNGGWDSAENVDAFKLLDDPLFKSLPAVKNGHVYKMDRTYWQSGAILSNQMKLDDLLKAIVKE; this is encoded by the coding sequence ATGAGCAAAAAATGGGTTATAACTGTGTTGGCCTCACTGCTGCTGGTTGGGCTAACGGCCTGCGGCAGCGGGCAGAACGAAGCTTCCAGCAACAACGCTACAGTTGTAGAGAATACACAGAAAGAAAATACGGCGGGCAATAACAGCCAGGAAGCAACAGCGGCGACGAAAAAGATGCAGGACGAGTTCGGGGAGGTTGAAATTCCGGTAAATCCACAGCGGATTGTCGGATTGTACGTAGAGGATTATTTGCAAGCGCTGGGCGTTACGCCAGTCGTTCAATGGTACAATCCGATGTGGGGCAAACAGGATTATCTGAAGCTGGACGTCCCAACCTTTGATAATAGCGGCGATGCGGAAGCACTGCTGAATTATGATCCCGATCTCATTATCGTAGACGGCGGCGCGGACAAGGTGAAATACGATGTATTTTCCAAAATCGCTCCAACCTACCGCTTGCCGGAGGACGTGCTGGACGATCCGAAAGAAACGCTGCTAAAAATCGGCGAAGTGCTCGGCATGGAGGATAAAGCGCGGGAATTCGTTGGAGTCTATGATCAAAAAGTCGCGGACGGCAAGGCCAAGCTCCAGGCTGCGGCCGGAACCGATAAAGTAGCCGTGCTGCGCATTAATGTAGCGGAAAAAACGATCGCGCTGTTCGGCGTGAAAAACCGTTTCACCGGAATCCTATATTCCCAATTCGGGCTAACCCCGATCCCGCTAGCGGCCAACATGAAGGAGTACCAACAGGTGCTGTCGCCGGAATTCATTCCGCAGCTGGAGGCGGATCGCATTATTATTTTCCCGTCCAACGGGGGCTGGGATTCTGCTGAGAATGTAGATGCGTTCAAACTGCTGGACGATCCGCTGTTCAAGTCGCTGCCTGCGGTCAAAAACGGCCATGTATACAAAATGGATCGCACCTACTGGCAGTCCGGCGCCATTTTATCGAATCAGATGAAGCTGGATGATTTGCTGAAGGCGATTGTAAAAGAATAA